Part of the Flavobacterium sp. MDT1-60 genome, ATTTATATTAGCACCTATCCACCAAAATTTTGGATCTCTATATTCGAGTCCCAACGAAAAAGCTTGTTGGGGCATTCCGGCTTGTTTGTAATTTTTAATGTAAGCCTTGCCAAAATCAAAAGTGGTTTGTTTATCGGCTTTTACAGCATTTGCATCGTTAGTTATCAAAACATCAGGATTATTATTGTAGGTATAATTACCATAAGCAACGGATAAAGTTGCTTTTAATGTTGATGTAATTTGATGCTCAAAACTCAATTCTACCCCAATATTTTTCTTGTCTAAATGTGTCAGGGTCTGACTCACAAAAGCATCTGTGGCATCGTAACCGGCTCCGTTATCAAAAATACCTTCAGCATAAAAAAAAGAAGTTTTTGTACCGTTTTTAATCAATGTATAATACGCTGTTAAACGCATCTTTAATTTGGGCGAATGATAGACGTAATTGGCTTCGGTGCTTGAAATATTTTCACTTTCAATTCCATTTACAATTGCATTATTTAAGCGTGAGTTTGAAAATGTATTTCGGAGCGAGGGCGCTCTGGTCAAATGTGATCCGTTAAAAAATAAAGATTGTTTTCCGGAAATTTTATAGGTAAATCCGCCTTTGAAGCCAAAATTCTCAAAATTTACTTTTTGGCTTTTGCCGAGAGAAGTTGTTGGATAAATTCCGTTTTGATACAATCCTTCCCGCTGATAATTTGATACAGAATACGATTGAGCCAAAAAGAAATCAGTCTTTTTATAAGAGAATTTAAACTGTGTAAAAGCATCAGTTGTGTTAGCTAAAAAATTATAATTGTAGCCATAAATGTCTCCTTCTTTTACTTTCCGATTTGGGTTTTGCAAATCAGATTGTGACTGATTTCCTTTATAAAACGGATCAATATCTTCGAAATATTCTCCTCCGAGTAGATCTAAAAGATATTGAAAATTATGTGATTTCAGGTTTCGAAAAGTCACACCGCCATCAAAAGAAATATTAGTTGTTAACTGTGAATTCAAATTAGAACTTATTGCAAAAGTTATATCATCAGTTCTGTCTTCATATAAAACATAATGGCTTTGTGCTGGTTCATAATTTATAATGGTTTGATCTGAATTTGCAATTTGTTTTTGATTGGCAAGATACATGTCGGTCCAGTCTATTTGTGAATTCTCTAAAAATGAAGTTTTACTTTTTTCTGCATTTTCATAATCCGGAGTAAAAGCACCTGAAAATTCTCCTTTGTCTTTTGCGCAAAGCGAACTAAAATAACTCGGTAACTTTCTATAATAAGTCGGATCCGGACTGTCTGCTTTTTGATAATCGATATTGCTATTTCCGACTTTCCCAAACTGATACATTATACTTGAATTGAGATTTGTTTTTTCATCAATTTTAAAATAATGATTCAACATTAAAAGTGGCTCTTCAACCGTTTTTACTCTTGCATTTCGCTTTTCTCCATCCTGAAAACCCCAATAGGAATTGTATTTTTCGTTCGTTAATTGAGTTACTTCATCTGTGTTTGCCGAATTTTTCCCTCTAGAACTTGGTGTATAAAAACCTGTAAAATTTAAAGATTGTTTAGCATTTAATTTCTTTTCTACACTGACAAAAAAAGATTCTGCTTTGAAATTTGTTCCTTCAAAAAAACCTTCATCTGACCAGCGTTTTCCTGCTGAAATTGCATATGCCCAACCCATAGCATTCATTCCTGAAGCGTATGTCCCAATTGCTCGCCAATTGTATGAAGTATTACTGCCGGAAAACGTAAGCTGCCCTCCTTTTCTATACATTGATGCTCTGGTGAATATTTGCTGAGTACCTAAAATTCCTCCAAAAGTATAATTAGAAGGTGCCGTCCCGACAGAGAATTCCTGATTGCGAAGTACATTATTCAAACCTCCCCAATTGTTCCATTGTGGTCTTCCGTCATAAAGTTTATTCATGACCATACCGTTGAGCATCATGGTTCCGTTTTCACTATCGAGACCACGAACCCTAAATCGGGCCTGACCCCAATTGAAAGCCGAAGCCTGCATAAAAGCATCTTTTGAAGACTGCAAAAGCCCTGAAGTCATTTCAGATGAACTATTATCATCTGTTAGATCACTATCCAATAAAGTAATTAAAGCAGCTGGCGTTTCATCTGAGAAATTATCTTCCAGCTGTAGTATTCCGAGGTTAACTTTAAATCCCAAATTGGATTCCAGTTTCAAAAGCAAATCTTTGTAACCCTGGCTGTGAATTAATAAAAGTTGTTCTCCTTTTATTTGAGAATGCAGTTCGAACCTTCCATCTGATGCTGTAAGTTGTGTTAAAGAAGAATTTTGAATAGAGACAACAACATTCTCTATAGGATTTTGTGTTTTAGCATCAATAACGAATCCAAAAAAAGTCGTTTCTTCTTGTGCGAAAATTGGAATAAAAGGCAGAAAAATAAAAAACAGCAGGTAACTTTTTCTCATAAAACACAATTTACTTTGAATACTAATTTTAAATTAAAATGATTTGGGCTAACAAAACATTTCAATTCTGATTCAAAGGATAAAATGGTTTTTGGTCAATTTAAAACTCAGCGAGACAAAAGTTTTAAAATTCAAATATAGACAAAAAAATTATACGAAAGTTATTTCTTACAAAATAATATGTGTTTGAAAAAGAGTACACAGCGTTTTATTGGGCAACTCTAATTTTAGAAACCATAAAAGCAATCAAAACACCAAAAATTCCGATAAAGGCAAAAGAAAACTGAAGTCCAAAATTTTGAGCAATATGTCCAATTACAGGAGGTCCCATTAAAAATCCCAGAAAGCTAACACTTGAAACTATCGTTAACGCTTCTCCGGGTGGAACTGTTGGATTTTTTCCGGCCATACTATAAACCGTTGGAACAATAGTTGCAACGCCTAAACCAACAGCCATAAAAGCGATAGTACATGGAATAATATAAGGAAGAAAAACGGCTGTAAAAAGTCCGGCAGAAATCATAACACCACTAATTTGCATGACACGTTCACGTCCAAATTTGTTAATCAGACCGTCACCTAAAAAACGTCCGCTGGCCATCATAATCATAAAGGATGTGTATCCTAAAATTACCAATGGTCCGGGTGCTTTTACGATATCTTTAAAGTAAACTCCGCTCCAGTCAAACATTACACCTTCGCTCGCCATACTGCAAAAACCAATTACGCCAAGCCAGATTAAAGCACTGTCTGGTTTTACAAATAATTTTTTTCCTTCAGACGTTTTATGTTTGATTTTTTCTTTGGCTCTGACCAAAAATTTAAAATTAAAAGCGACCATAAGTAGTACTACTGCTCCAACAATTAAGAAATGATGAAGTGGTGTAAGGTTTAAAGCTAACATTCCCAAACCAACTAAAGCTCCTGTAAATCCGGCGAAACTCCACATACCATGAAAAGAAGACATGATTGTTTTTTTGAAAAGTACTTCAGTATAAACACCTTGTGTATTTACAGCAATATTGGCAAGATTCCCGAACAGCCCAAACAAAAACAAACCCACTGATAACTGAAAGGCTGTTGTTGCCAGGCCTAAATTGGCGAGACACAAAACATACATTATTAAGGAGAAAACTAAAATGCGATGACTACCAAATTTGGTTACCATTTTTCCTGAAAAAGGCATAATCACCAATTGCCCCATTGGCAAAGCAAAAAGTATAGAACCCAAATCGCCTTCGGTTAAATGCAATGCTGTTTTTATATCCGGAATTCGGCTTGCCCACGTTGCAAAACTTAACCCCATTCCGAAATAAAACATTCCCACAGCAAAACGAATTCGGTTTAAATAAGAAGCTTTGGCTTCTCTATAGACTTTCTTGATTTTCCCTTTGGTTTGGAAAAGTGATAATGGATTGAAGCTGATCAAAATGATGGTTTTTTGGATTTCTTGCATAAAAATACAAAAAATGTACATTGTTGATCAAATAAGACCATAGTTCCTCAATTTATAACGTTATATGTTTATAAATTCTTTGCGATTGGCCGCAGATTTGACAGATTAGAACGGATTGACGCGGATTATATATAGTCTTAAATAAAAAAAGTTGCCACTAATTACACTAATTTTCACGAATTATATTAGTCTCAAACTGAAAAAAAATTAGTGAAAATTAGTGTAATTAGTGGCAAACAAAAATCCGTGCTAAACCTGTTTTAATCCGTCAAATCCACGGCTAATTTTATTTACAAATTAATTACCTTCTGTTGTGCATTACTTGCAATAGCGGCTTCAATAATCTGCATTACTTTTACACCGTCTTGTGCGGTAACTGGCTCTGTTTTATTGTTTACGATGGAATCATAAACACCGTCAAAAAACGAAAAGTAATTCCCTTGAAGTGTTGGTATTTTTTCTCGGATTTCTTCTCCGTTGATTTCTGTATGTAAAAGTCCTTGCAGGGCTTCAGATTCCGTTCCCCACGTATCTAAATTTGGTTTTTTACCGATTTTTAATTCATCTTCCTGAACATCACCACGAGGTTTTAAGAAAGATCCTTTTTTACCGTGAATTGTATATGCAGGATTAGCTTCTCTCACAAAAAAACCTGCTTTTAACCTCACTCTGAAATTATCATAAATCAACAATAAATCGATCCAGTCATCGACCAAAGAATTCTCTCTGGTATAACGAATATCTCCAAAAACTGACTTTGGAGAACCAAACAAACAAACTGCCTGATCTATTAAATGTGGACCTAAGTCTTTCAGAATTCCTGCTCCGTCATTGGCTGTTTCTTTATGCGCTTTTGGACTTAATACTGGATTGTATCTGTCAAAATGGAATTCGGCTTCAACCAAATCTCCCAAGACACCCTCCTGAATTATTTTCTGAATGGTTTTAAAATCGCTGTCCCATCTTCTGTTTTGGAAAACGGCCAATTTTAATCCTTTTTCTTTGGCAATTGAAGCTAATTCTTCGGCTTCAGCCACCGTTGTTGTAAATGCTTTTTCGACAACCGCATGTTTTCCGGCTAAAAGTACTTTTTTAGCATATTCATAATGGGTTCCAACTGGTGTGTTTACTATTACCAAATCGACATCATCTGCTAATAAATCATCGATTGTTGGATAACTTTTTACATAAGGATAATCTTCCTGAATAAGATTTTTGGTTCGTTCCCAGGAACCTAATAATTCAAATCCCGGATGAATGTCTAAAAATGGAGCGTGAAAAACTTTCCCTGACATTCCGTATGATAATAGTGCTGTTTTTATTTTTTGCATTTTGTATGGTATTTAGTTTTTGCCACAGATTTCACAGATTAAAGGGATTAAAAAAGGTTGCCACTAATTGCACGAATTTAGACGAATTTTTTTTTCTTAGTTTGGGCACAATATAATTAGTGTAAATTCGTGAAATTAGTGGCAAAAAAATCATTTTAATCTGTGAAATCTGTGGCAAATAAATTATTTAATCTTAGCTCGTTCGTATTGTTTTGGCCATTGAATGTCTTCGTTTAGATCTTTGGCAAAATCTAAAGGTAAGTTAGGATTTCTTAAAGATTCTCTGGCGAATAAAACCAAATCGGCCTGATCGTTATTTAAAATTTCTTCGGCTTGTATAGCATGCGTTATTAAACCAACTGCTCCCGTTAAAATATTTGCTTCTTTTTTGATTTTCTCTGCAAACGGAACCTGATAATTTGGGTGCAATGGAATTTGCTGATGTGAAACTAAACCACCTGATGAAACATCAATTAAATCTACTCCTTTTTCTTTTAAGATTTCCGAAAGTTTCACAGATTCTTCCGGACTCCATCCGCCTTCTGCCCAGTCTGTAGCTGAAATTCGGACAAACAATGGTAAGTCTGAAGGCCATTCTGATTGAACTGCTTCTAAAATTTCCAAAGTCAATCGAATTCTGTTTTCAAAGCTTCCTCCGTATGCATCTGTTCTGTTATTCGTTAACGGAGAAAGAAATTGATGCAACAAATAGCCATGTGCACCATGAATCTCTACAACCTTATAACCCGCTTCAACGGCTCTTTTGGTTGCTGATTTAAAATCAGAAATCACTTTTTGGATTCCGTCTCTATCTAAAGCTGTTGGAAGAAAAGGTTCACCATCATGATATGGAATCGCGCTTGAAGAAACCGTCTGCCATCCGCCCTGATCGAAATCTAATTTTTTATTGCCTTCCCAAGGAGCAGAAACACTGGCTTTTCGACCGGCATGCGCTAACTGAATTCCGGGAATTGAATTTTGAGAAACGATAAACTGGTTGATCGATTTTAATTTTTCAATGTGTTCATCTTTCCAGATTCCTAAATCGGAAGGTGAAATTCGGGCTTCGGGTGAAACGGCTGTGGCTTCCTGAATAATCAGTCCAACGCCCCCGCTGGCACGGCTTCCTAAATGTACCAAATGCCAATCGTTTGCAAATCCGTCAACTGCAGAATATTGACACATAGGCGAAATAACGATTCTGTTTTTTAAAGTAATTTTTTTTATGGTGAGTGGAGAAAATAATAATGAGGCCATATAATGTAACTTTTAATGATTTTACACTACCAATTGAGTAGATAGTGCTTAAAAAAGTAAAGTTAAAGCTTCTTCTTAAAAGGAGAAATCTAAATGTTTATTAATTAACAAACATTTAAAGTAAATTCTGTTTACTCCAAAGATTATAATATTCTGATTTCTGTTCTAATAAAGTGATGTGATTTCCAGATTCAACAATAGTTCCATTTTTCATTACTAATATTGTATCCGCATTTGCAATTGTACTTAAACGATGTGCAATAACAATTATAGTTTTCCCTCCCTCTTTAAAATTATCTATAACTTCTTTTACAATTTTTTCTGAACTAGTATCCAATGATGATGTTGCTTCATCCATTAATAAAATTTCAGGGTTTTTGTATAATGCTCTGGCAATTGCAATGCGCTGTTTTTGTCCGCCAGATAACATTGCGCCATTTTCACCTATTTGTGTTTCAAAACCATTTGGCAGCTTTTCTACAAATTCAGTAATTCCTAATTGTTTGGATAGATCTAAAATTCTTTGAATATTGGGAAATGAATCTCCTAGAGCAATATTGTCTGTTATATTTCCTGAGAATAAATTAAGCTGCTGCGGAATCACTCCAATGTATTGTCTTAAACTTTTATAATGAATAAATTGAGTATCATAATCTCCAATGTGTATTTTGCCTTCTTTAATTGGATACAAATTTTGAAGAAGTGAAATTAAAGTTGTTTTTCCGCTGCCACTTTCCCCAACGATAGCCGTTATTTCATTTTTCCTGAATGTTGCATTGAAATTTTTAAAAACTTCGGCTCGAGAACCATAACGAAAAGAAACATTTTCAAATTTTATATCTCCAATATTTTCTTTTTGCAATTCAATTTTGTTTTCGGTTTTTTCTCTTTCCAAGTCCATTATTTCAAAAAGTCTATCCGCAGCAATTAATGCGTTTTGAGCCGTTTTATTCATTCCAATGAACGAAGCAACTGGCGAAGTAAAATAACCTATTAAAGCGTAAAAAGAGAATAATTCTCCGGGAGTAATAGCTCTGTCAATTACATATCCAGATCCAATCCAGATTAAAGTAATTGTAAATACAGACGATAGAAATTGCGAGGAAGTATTTGCGAAAACACTATTTAGACCCGATTTATAACTTGTAAATAATAATTTTACAAACTTGTTTTCGGTTTTCATATTTGAAAAGTCTTCAATGCCAAATTCTTTTACTGTTCTAATATGTGTAACACTCTCTACTAATTGCGTTTGCAGTTCGGCAGCATTTTC contains:
- a CDS encoding Gfo/Idh/MocA family oxidoreductase, producing the protein MQKIKTALLSYGMSGKVFHAPFLDIHPGFELLGSWERTKNLIQEDYPYVKSYPTIDDLLADDVDLVIVNTPVGTHYEYAKKVLLAGKHAVVEKAFTTTVAEAEELASIAKEKGLKLAVFQNRRWDSDFKTIQKIIQEGVLGDLVEAEFHFDRYNPVLSPKAHKETANDGAGILKDLGPHLIDQAVCLFGSPKSVFGDIRYTRENSLVDDWIDLLLIYDNFRVRLKAGFFVREANPAYTIHGKKGSFLKPRGDVQEDELKIGKKPNLDTWGTESEALQGLLHTEINGEEIREKIPTLQGNYFSFFDGVYDSIVNNKTEPVTAQDGVKVMQIIEAAIASNAQQKVINL
- a CDS encoding TonB-dependent receptor, with product MRKSYLLFFIFLPFIPIFAQEETTFFGFVIDAKTQNPIENVVVSIQNSSLTQLTASDGRFELHSQIKGEQLLLIHSQGYKDLLLKLESNLGFKVNLGILQLEDNFSDETPAALITLLDSDLTDDNSSSEMTSGLLQSSKDAFMQASAFNWGQARFRVRGLDSENGTMMLNGMVMNKLYDGRPQWNNWGGLNNVLRNQEFSVGTAPSNYTFGGILGTQQIFTRASMYRKGGQLTFSGSNTSYNWRAIGTYASGMNAMGWAYAISAGKRWSDEGFFEGTNFKAESFFVSVEKKLNAKQSLNFTGFYTPSSRGKNSANTDEVTQLTNEKYNSYWGFQDGEKRNARVKTVEEPLLMLNHYFKIDEKTNLNSSIMYQFGKVGNSNIDYQKADSPDPTYYRKLPSYFSSLCAKDKGEFSGAFTPDYENAEKSKTSFLENSQIDWTDMYLANQKQIANSDQTIINYEPAQSHYVLYEDRTDDITFAISSNLNSQLTTNISFDGGVTFRNLKSHNFQYLLDLLGGEYFEDIDPFYKGNQSQSDLQNPNRKVKEGDIYGYNYNFLANTTDAFTQFKFSYKKTDFFLAQSYSVSNYQREGLYQNGIYPTTSLGKSQKVNFENFGFKGGFTYKISGKQSLFFNGSHLTRAPSLRNTFSNSRLNNAIVNGIESENISSTEANYVYHSPKLKMRLTAYYTLIKNGTKTSFFYAEGIFDNGAGYDATDAFVSQTLTHLDKKNIGVELSFEHQITSTLKATLSVAYGNYTYNNNPDVLITNDANAVKADKQTTFDFGKAYIKNYKQAGMPQQAFSLGLEYRDPKFWWIGANINYLGESYIDISPIARTAQFYINPANGFPFPEATKERGDALLKQEKFNPITLLNISGGKSWRVHGKYVGLFSSVNNAMNSIYKTGGFEQARNANFRALNQDVSSGTPSFGPKYYYGYGRTYFVNFTIGL
- a CDS encoding peptidase domain-containing ABC transporter, with the translated sequence MASIKIKQHDIKDCGAACLASIGNHYKVNLPIARIRQYANTDKRGTNVLGIIEAAEKMGFAAKGVKGGLDSLDKIPLPAIAHIITKEQLHHYVVIYKVQKSKVIVMNPGFGKMESYTFEDFQKIWSSVLILFAPKNDFKTTNEKTSSVKRFWNLIQPHKTVLIQVLIGAIVFTVLGLAMSIYIQKITDYVLVDGNRNLLNLLSISMIAIILLQAYIGAKKNIFVMKTGQLIDAKLILGYYKHLLHLPQRFFDTMQIGEITSRINDAVKIRSFINEAAIDMIVNVFVVIFSFTLMFTYYWKLALIILLVIPFYIAIYFILNKFNKKVERRIMENAAELQTQLVESVTHIRTVKEFGIEDFSNMKTENKFVKLLFTSYKSGLNSVFANTSSQFLSSVFTITLIWIGSGYVIDRAITPGELFSFYALIGYFTSPVASFIGMNKTAQNALIAADRLFEIMDLEREKTENKIELQKENIGDIKFENVSFRYGSRAEVFKNFNATFRKNEITAIVGESGSGKTTLISLLQNLYPIKEGKIHIGDYDTQFIHYKSLRQYIGVIPQQLNLFSGNITDNIALGDSFPNIQRILDLSKQLGITEFVEKLPNGFETQIGENGAMLSGGQKQRIAIARALYKNPEILLMDEATSSLDTSSEKIVKEVIDNFKEGGKTIIVIAHRLSTIANADTILVMKNGTIVESGNHITLLEQKSEYYNLWSKQNLL
- a CDS encoding NADH:flavin oxidoreductase/NADH oxidase, with the protein product MASLLFSPLTIKKITLKNRIVISPMCQYSAVDGFANDWHLVHLGSRASGGVGLIIQEATAVSPEARISPSDLGIWKDEHIEKLKSINQFIVSQNSIPGIQLAHAGRKASVSAPWEGNKKLDFDQGGWQTVSSSAIPYHDGEPFLPTALDRDGIQKVISDFKSATKRAVEAGYKVVEIHGAHGYLLHQFLSPLTNNRTDAYGGSFENRIRLTLEILEAVQSEWPSDLPLFVRISATDWAEGGWSPEESVKLSEILKEKGVDLIDVSSGGLVSHQQIPLHPNYQVPFAEKIKKEANILTGAVGLITHAIQAEEILNNDQADLVLFARESLRNPNLPLDFAKDLNEDIQWPKQYERAKIK
- a CDS encoding MFS transporter is translated as MISFNPLSLFQTKGKIKKVYREAKASYLNRIRFAVGMFYFGMGLSFATWASRIPDIKTALHLTEGDLGSILFALPMGQLVIMPFSGKMVTKFGSHRILVFSLIMYVLCLANLGLATTAFQLSVGLFLFGLFGNLANIAVNTQGVYTEVLFKKTIMSSFHGMWSFAGFTGALVGLGMLALNLTPLHHFLIVGAVVLLMVAFNFKFLVRAKEKIKHKTSEGKKLFVKPDSALIWLGVIGFCSMASEGVMFDWSGVYFKDIVKAPGPLVILGYTSFMIMMASGRFLGDGLINKFGRERVMQISGVMISAGLFTAVFLPYIIPCTIAFMAVGLGVATIVPTVYSMAGKNPTVPPGEALTIVSSVSFLGFLMGPPVIGHIAQNFGLQFSFAFIGIFGVLIAFMVSKIRVAQ